The DNA window CAACATATCGGGTTCCCATTGGTTATTCAGGGGCTGGGGGGCAGCGGCGCCCGGGTAACTACTTAGTCCATTGTCACCATTCAGACTGCCAAAATTGGTAATCGCATCCTGAGTTGCGGTTCGGTCTGGGGCCGAATAAAAAAGGGCCTCGGGAGGAGCGGTGGCAAAATAGCCAGGTCCTCCATTAGCTTCGGCTACAAGCAGGGGGTTAGGGAACTGTGTGTCATAGGGAACCTGCATATATTGATTGGGAGCCATGTTGTATGCGGGAGCGTTTTGTAACAATGTTCCTTGATGAAATGGATGCTGATATGGTGCTACAGTCGGCTGAAGAGGCATTccatgttgatgatggtCAAGAGAGGGAGGTCTCGGCGCAATTGCTGGAAACAGCCCTCTTGATGGCTGCCTGCCGGGGTGCGTGGACAGCGGATCACCTGCGATGCCCGAAGGACCCGAGGAGTAGATCCCTTGGCTAAAAGGTGAGGAAAACGAGCCAAGAGGTTCCTTGAATATGACTCTTTGGCTATATCCTTCGCAGTCGCGTCTCGACTTGATGCAGTTGTTGCAAATTGGCCTGCCTTCGTCGCATTTAATTCGTCTCCTACGACAAGCTATTGACAATATTCTGTGTTAGAAAGGGAAACACAAGGTATAAGGAAATAGAAAAGCTCTAGcatcaagaaaaaggcagattcAAATCAAACAACCACTCACTGAGACAGCCGGTCTTGGTCCGCTTCCTGGTAGTGCCTGTCTTTTTGCGGTTCGCCTCGTCCTTGTCTCCGTCATTTTGCAGAGAAGAGTTTCCCTGGTGTTCATGGGCAGgggcctttgctgccgcagGTTGTTTTTCCATCATGGCGGTATACTTTGTTCTGAGAAGGGGATGCTGAATAATGAATTATAGATTCCCTTTCTCTTGGATTTGAAATCGAACACAAATGCAAGAGAGTATTTCGACTGTGTTGAAGAAGTGGCCAAAATGATTCCAAAACGATAACTTTAtacagaagaagatgtgaCTCTGAAGCAGGCGGCAAGATGATATGCCGTGGAATATAACAAGGGAAAAATCGCCATGTGAGGGGGGGCAAGACACGAGTACGGCGGCCACGAAGCCTACAATGGCACggtagaagagaagaaggactgCACCacttgctgctgtgctcagccactgggagaagagaatggtATTAGCACGCCTCGCCGAAAGGATGAAAGCATCAAATAGCGGATggacaggaggaggaggatagTAGTCAGTGGAACATGGCTGGTGTAACTCGAGGGCAGAGCGGATGCCAGGATGGAGCGTCGAGCGGTACGAAGATGAGGCCCGCTCGTGATCACGATCATGCAGCCGCGGATGATGCCGACGGAGATGGAGCCAGAAATGGAGCAAAAGGGGGCGGTAACggacgagatggaggaggataacagagaagagagcagcaaaagtcCTGACGTATGCGTGTAAAGGAAGAAGTCATACGCcaaggggaaaagagaaggaagaataGACAAGTAGGAAGAGGTCAGAGCAGGCGCACATGTGAGTGACGAGGAGCCGTATCCCGGCAAATGCTTCTTTCCTCGTTGACGCAAAGTACTGCCGGGTACGGGTACTAGTAGTAGAGCATCTCGAGATGTTTGACGAGGTGTTGAAGAGGGCGTGGCGCTTTGAGGAGGGAGGGGTGGAGCAATAATGACGACTGGAGAAAATACGATGCTGGCGGTGGTTGCCCAAACCAGGGGAGGAGCTCCCCACCAACTCACCTGTATTTCCGTTCCTGGGCCCAACTCCCGCCTTATACCTGGCCGAGGGGTCGCTGTTGATGCCTAGAGTTAGCGAAGAAAGTATCCCGCCGGCAGATGCTGTGGATGGAGATGTCTTTTTCGACGCCGTCAGTAACAGCGACAGCATAGACTGCGCGTACCTGAGAGTAGAGATGGCGATGTTACCAGTGGCAAGAGACGGATTCGGGGCGCCCAAGGCTCGCGCCTAGAACAGCTGGAGGATACAGTCAGTCAGTCACCTTGACATGTGCAAATCCCACCGTTGTCCTTGACCACCTTTGAGGTATCTATGACGCCCAAACCAGCCTTTGGTGTCGAGTGCTGAGAGCAGTCGTTAGCTGACATTGACGGTTTGGATAGGGCAAACGacaagctggagatgcagcgAGAAGGACGCAATGACAATGTACACAggtatacatacatactactagtacctgTCGTCACGTCCGCAGCCAGTGACACCAGCAGACGCAAACACCAACCTTGTGCTGTCTCAGAGCAGCTGGGACTAAAGGGTAGAGGCAGAGGGCTTGATGCGCAGACTCACAGAGACTCGGGTTGTACCTACAGCGATGGTCGTACCCTGTTGCTTCAGACAGCCGGCAAGCCCCCAAACTAGGTACTTGTTCCTTTAGATCGAGACCCAACTGGGGGGGACCAATCAATGATTCAGGTCGGCGCCTGTCCGGCAACCACAGGCGCAGCTCTTGGAGGCTCTCTCGCTCGCCGCGGGAGTTTGCAGAAAGGTCGCTGCACAGATGGGGAGGGGCAGAGACGTGGATCGCAAGAAGAACACGAGGGTGCTAAGATGCCGGGATGTCAAAGATGCCAGCTTGGCGGATGGAACCGTGCTGTTGGGAGACGCAGATATAAgggagaggggagaaggggagGCGAGCTGGGGAGAAAGGTACCAACCGATCACCTCCTTACTTGTTTACTCACAGCGTGACTGGCTGGGCTGAAGGGTTCGAACCGATGGACACTGGGGAAGCAAAGGACTCGAAGCTAGGTAGGGGGCAGAGACGCCAAAGTTCTTGGAAGACTGGGATGGCTGTTCTTTTGTTCCCCTCCTTTGACTCCTCGCCTTATCTGCTCAGGTGGGTGGTATCACCGACGGAATTGGTCATCCAGACCTGCAAGAGGGGGAGCGAGGAAATTTGTCCaacgcttctttttccagcCCCAGAGCTCATTGGCGAGCGAGAAGAGCAAGCTATATAATCAAAGAACACCATCCCTTGCCTCACATGGCAGACACCGAGGACGAATAGAACGACTCTCCTGCTGGATGGCAACTCCAGCCGGCCATCAACCCCGGCATTGGCCCACAAGGCTAGGTATGCATGTTAGACGCTCaactttgctttttattatgCCATGCCAGCTTTACCCATGCACAGAGCTCAGTCCagttcctcctccttggtgcTGATTCTGCGGCGGGCACAGGCCAGCTAGTGAACAGGAATGGGATGCTGCCTCGGGGCTGACAGCGCCGTCGTGGAGATGCGCCCATTGTCCGCTGTCCGGATCTGTTATTCTGAACCTGGCTATTCGGAGACATGTCTGCAGTCGCCAGTTGCTATGGTGCCTGAAGATATCCTGTCTGTCCTGGAGAGAGGACACCTAGCAGGCCTGGAGAAAGGCCAAGGTCAGGAAAGGCCATGGATGATGACTGGGTACCGCTGCGGCGGAAAGGATTTCGATCCGAGAAGAAACACAGACCAATAGACACAGAGgcttgcaaaaaaaaaaaataacgGCGAAAATGGGGGCGAGAAAGGAGAGCTGAAGTCATTCATGCCCCCCCTGGTTATGCATAGCTTGTCAGCAACTGCAGTAGGAAAAGCAGAACGAGGCTGGCCTATCAGCAATCGACTGCCGGCCTGTACATTGACACCATGGCCACTTCATCGCTGCGTATCGCGTGGTAGCAGAGGGATAAATTGCCTTGCCAGGCCACTCGGCACTGTCAATCAACTGCTCGACTGTTGATGCAAAAACCACGCGCTGGCCATGATCTGGATGGCAGTCGAATGCCTATTATCCCGGCATTTTGCTCAGCCAACTAGGCTACCTATCTATCCATGCCGGGCTGTGTTGGCCACCTCTCACGATGCCACACTTTTTATTCGCCAAATATCAGCGGTCCCCCTCTCAGCTGCGCCATACCCCTAGCCAGCCTGCTTCACACCAATGTCAAGAATCCTTGTcctttcatttctttctccCTCTGCAACGCCAACGGTGAAGCGGCGAAAGCAAGGGCGCCAGACAGGAAAACACTGTGTTACACAACCAGGACGGGATGTTGTCCAAGGTTGCAAGAGTTCAGTTGTACATTGTATATGCCCacgccagccacagccaggcTATACCAGACGGCAATTACCGCCCAGGAACGTCCTAAGTGGACCTCAGCAATTAGCTAATACAGGCGCTAGATACAGCCTTGCGGGCTGTGGTTGCAGCAGCTCCGAGTGTTTCAAAGCCGGATAGACACTCAGGACCTGAGATGGAGAGACACCCGATGCTACCAGGCATCGATGTCGGTATTCTTCCTCGCAGCGCATCCAGTAAATTTGTCAGCAAAGGCGGGCAAATCCTTGTGCTAGGCGTATCTCTCAAGGCGTCTTATTGTCTGATGGACAAGGGAAAGGCGCGAGCTATTCGAAATACGGCGTCTGTTTATTAAGTCGGATTTATATTCAGCATCACCACTTCCAGgaatttttctcttgcttctgtTTACTCATTTAGCCTTCGCCATCCTCCACTGGAGTATAAAGTCTCCAGCTACTTCCGACACAAATATATATTCCACTCAccgccatccatccatccatccatggTCCAGCCGTAAACTCAGCTTCTGGCTGGCTTGCGGAACACGGTTGCTCTAGATCATGCATCTCATCGCCCATCCGCCGCTTATGCCGGTCGAATTATGTTTCTGTGGTACACAAACCAGTCGCCACGTGCTACCCAAACTCTCTTGACTCACATTTCCCATGACATGATCCTTTACCGCTTTTGCAGTTCAAGAACAAAGGCCTGCCGTGgccgcggcagcagcagcgtgcGAGCACAATTGTGGTCACGGTCGTGGTTATGTGGCTGTCGTAATGCATGGGCAGAGTTGTACCAAGTCCTGGCTCACGGCTTCCTGCGTCATCTCCAGAGTCACATACCGCCTACCTTGCAtggacgagatggatggatcaAGTGCTCAATAGGCGTGGAGACCAGTCTACTGTGTAGGCTGGGGAATCAGCACACACGGACACAAACTTATCAGATCGTCAGCATTTGATAGGAGCCGGTGTTGGCTAGACTTCATATCCGCATCAACAAATCATGGACCGCCATGACGGAAGAGGGCACATAATGATCTATGCcctccttcagctcctgCGAGGGGTAATGGCCAAAGCACAAGCAAGCCCAGCCCGTTCTTGgcttccctctttttctccatcatcgccagtATCCATACACTGGCTCTGGGCATGTCTGAGACTGCCGCTTCCGCGAGTTGCTGCTCCCCTGCCATCACCACAGGGCCCTCGCTCCATCTTTGTACGTGGCAGCACACACAACGGCAAGGGACCGGGGCCAGACCAGATCTGCCGTCGTGGATCAAATCTCTGTAGCACCTAGCCGCTGTATCGGAGCGGGTGAGAGATTGTTCATGCCACCATGCGCCCAAATAGTGTACTGTTGCCCCGTGGATCAGACCAAAAAGCGCGGTACATGTTACGCCGCGCTCCCACTTCGCTTTGAGGCCCGCAGCTCGCCATGCAAACACACCCTCGCTGCCGTCTTGTCCCCTGCCGCCTCGACCAATCTGTGTTTCGCCAGAGGTTGCGGATGTACTCGGTGCCTCTGTCAAGTTTGGCCGTAGAAGCTCATCGCTCACGTGTGTATGAGGAAAAGATCCggtcttctttttgccccCTCCCTTTTTACGTGTGTACATCTACAACCTCGTCTTCTAGTTACACGCCCCCTTTCTCTTACTTTCTCTTGGACACCACTGGCCGCGGTTGATGCGAGAGGATAGGCATATATGCACCCTTCTCTTATACTACAGCATCTACCCCCGGCATATGCACAATCAAAGTTCCGATTTTCTCGGGTGAGTGCTTATCCCGAAAACTGCATTCGTTTCCTCCAACCTTGAGTGGCTTGCTCTCCCCTACCCACACACACGACACCACGgattgatggcgatgaggggCCTAAGCTTGCGAGAGGTAGTGTAATCTTCAACAGAATCCGACTTTTCTTGTCGGCAGCTAGCCATGATTTGAACGCCCTTATAAAGGACTCTCGCATCAATTTCCCATAGTGGCGCTGATTTAAACGCATAATGCATCCTCTATATCCAAAGATACCGCAGTGAGATGACCCCCCTTTACCGACTCCTCTTGCAGCACTCCATATGTTTAAATAGGAAGGAAATGACCCTTTATCCGAATTGCAAGTCATCGAGTATAGCTTTTTGGAAAGTGAGTCGTGATAATAGTAGTACTATTAGAACTATATAGACTTTGGACTCCACATTACTTTGGGCTGTTCTTTGCCTTCTAGAAGCTTTTCGTGAGGGGTTTACGAGTGTTTGATTgaataagctaaataattTGCTAATTGAGCTATGCCAGTTTCCATCTAGAGTCTAGGCGACTGTTGTTCAAAGTGAGCATTGATGTCTTTCCGATGTCCTAGTATGTGTGGAGTCTAATCCATCTGCCATCGTGTAAGCATGAACTAGGAAGAATCTCAGATGGCATTTTGCTGGTAGTTTGCAGTAATACGGCAGAAGGATTACCTGGTGGTAGATTCGCTCTCAATTTCGTACCTATGGTAGATACTGAGATTATACAGTATTTTGGCCATGATAATAGTATATCCTCTAATAAATAACACAGTCCTTTCCGTGATTCTTGTCTGTGTCCCCCACACTCTCCATACCAGGTAGCAAAACATGAATCGAGAAAAGGTGTatataggtacctaggtacctactgCCCATGTAttggacaaaaaaaagggccccGCTCTTACCGAATGAGGTTCTTATCCTTGAAAGGATTATCTATTCCGACAATACGTGGTGTATGCCAGGCAGTGATTCTCCAATAAATGCCGTTTATGTGCCGTGTGGATGACTGATACTATCAATTCCTACCCCGCGCTGATATCTATTGGTACCCAGCCGCTTTCTTGGAACATTGGTACCCGATGTAAGTACCAAGGTGACCAAGCTGTATCTTCCCATTCTACAACTTGAAATTACCAGGTATCTCGTTTTTGCCATACTGTCACAGCATACCTACAGTGGGGACAGCCATGGGGACAACCAAAACCACCTACCGCGTCCAGGGTATTCCTGTTGATGCCTCGCCTGATGACATCAAGATGATAATTTCCCAGGCCTTGGGTGAAGACGCAAGCAGGCTCGATCCTACCATCCATTCGCTTGCATCAGATCCCTACAAGCCTCCCAATTCCAGCACAAACGTCGCCACCGTCACCTTTAAACACACCCCAAAAACGCTCAAGGACAGCGACAGACTAACGGCCGATGTGACATGGGACAGCAAGACGCACTACATCACGGTGGACTCTTCTTTTGGGGGCTTTACACCTCTGAATGATGCGAAAACCAAGCTTGGTTCGAGGATGGAGTGAGTGTTCTCGCCGACCAAGAGGCGCCTTGTGTGTGCTTACAGAATGCAGCGTGATTGCCGTCAGCGGGCTCAGCAGCCATCCTTTTGGTTCTTGGAAAGCAAGAGGGGGCACATTTATGTGGCTGAGAGATGAGGTTGCAAAAACGACTGAAAAGGCCCGTGTTCTACTTTATGGATACGATACAACACTGGCCAACTCCGAGAGCTTCCAGGACGTAGGCGATATTGCACAGCGACTGAGCTCCGATCTTAACGCGATGCGGAGCGGGCGAACAGTGAGTATCAGTTGCCCATAAGACGACTCACAAGATAACTCACAAGCTCACTCATTCCCGGCCCAAGACGTCGTGGGTGCCGACCCCAATTGTCTTTGTGGCGCATAGTCTAGGAGGACTTGTCGTGAAAGAGGCTAGTAAACTCTTATTCCTCGCTACTGTTCCATCTTCTAATGCCACGTGGCGGTGCAGGCTATCTATAAGATGTCTGAGCACTATCCGGATGACTTTCTGAGTATATACGGTCTATTGCTGTTTGGGGTCCCAAATTTGGGTATCAAGACCGAGTACTGGATGCCGATTGTGGATACGAAGCCAAACAGGAACCTCATAGACAGCCTTGCACCCGATGCCTTCTATCTAAGAAATTTGCAGGTAAACTTTACCAAggtgttttgttttcccGGGGCAAGGGTTACATCGGTGTttgagacaaagaagagtGCAACTGCCAAGGTAAGTAGAATCACCAAGGTTCTATGCCACATGGCTGATGCATTTGAGTGCCCAGGAAGAGTCGCCCGGGCAATGGAAACTCACCGGGCCTCCAGACATTCTGGTCACACGCACCTCGGCAACAGGTCATTACTCTGATCGGGTACAGCATAAACATATCGCCTTTAACCAAAATCACTCTGATCTACCCAAGTTTGGCAGTAACTACGATGAGAATTACAGGGCCATTGAGCCTTTCTTCAAAGAATGTTACGACGACGCTTTGGAAGTAATACACAAGAGATTCAATAGCGAAGGTTCGAGTCTGCACTTTTAATCGGAATCCAATGAACAGCAGTCATTGCTAATCAGCCGTCGTCAGCTCTCAACCCAAAATACACGGTAAATTCAACAGGCAGAAGCCGCGCAACATGTCCAAGCTGTTCAAAAACATGCATGTCGCAAGTCaagcttctgcagcatctgaaAGAGAGGGGGAATGACATCTGTTACCAAGACGCGCTTCGAGTGGCTGTTCAAAGGGGTCGGATGGGCATTACATCCTTGCTGCTCATCGGAAATGAAAGAATCAATGCAAAAGATGAAACCGCTAGTACACTTCTTCATTATGCAGCAGCGCATGAAAGGCTGGATATAGTCCAGCTCCTTCTCGATCGAGGTGCCAGCATTGAAGCGAGAGATTGCAACGGATATACACCACTTAATACGGCCGCTCATTATGGGAAAACAGATTCAGTCAAGCTGCTTGTTAATCGAGGCGCCAACATTGAAACAAGGACTAAAGAAGGCCAAACGCCACTTATGCTTGCAGCTTGGAATGACAGAATAGATGTGGTGAGATGCCTTCTCGAGCAAGGGGCTGATACGGAGGCGAGGAACTACTACGGTCTTACGCCGCTTACTGGTGTAACTTATGATGGACGAGCGGATATAGTCGGGTTACTTGTCGACGGGGGAGCATATATTGAAAGCCAAGATGATAGCGGTAAGACGCCGCTTGCGTGGGCAGTTGAGGGTAATAACGTGGATGTGGTCAAACTACTGCGGAGTCGAGGGGCCGGGAAAATCATATGGGATGCGACAGCCGGAGCTCGATATTATTAGCAGATTCTCAATCGAACATGACGATAATTCATGCATATCTGGTACATGTAATCTAGGTACCTGATCTTTCAAAGCCGTTTTTCTCAAGATTGTCCCAAGTGTGGTTTACCTCCGCTTTGACAGCCTTTCAGCAAGGAAATCAGTCACTCACTGCTCTGTATCCGTAGTTGGAGGCCGCAAATCTGATAACAGTACCAGAAATAGAATAATATCTATAACAACAGAAAGAAACCACATGTAACATTATTATCAGTCTATAATCATCTCTATAAATAAGACATCTAACTTTAACCATTTGTCCAGGTATTTTGTTAACCCGAATTCCAACAACTAAAAGAACAGAGAAGATAACATTCTCCTCACCCTATCTTGCGTAGATTTCCATCATGCTCGTTCTCGTCCAACTCGACAATGTACCTCATATCAAAGTCGCGAGCGACAATGTGGTCAAGCTTTCTAGTAAAACTCCAGGTAATGAACTGCAACATATTTTTAGTATAAACCTCCATGATTCATTTTCTCCAAGTGGGATACTTACCAGCTTCTGCGAGTGTATATCACAATCGAATATTTTTTCGGCTGGGCATTCAAtttctttctcgtcttcgtcttcgtcttcgtcttcgtcgcctTCCATTTCTTCGAAATTCGATTCTTCAGACTCaaattctccatcatctACTGTATAACTTGGGTTTACAACTACTCGCTGTTCTCGAAGGTGGCTAGTATGTGCGACGATCTTAGACATGTAGTAAGAGGCCTCGTTGACGTTGGGCAGATATGGCCTGAATGTCAGATGGAAGACTAGGCGATACAGCTCGCCGTCGGTCTCAGAATCGTAAATCAGCTCAGACGGTGTCGTCAAGGAACCATCCCAACATCCAACAGTCTCAGTCGAGTCATCAGTATGATGGATCAACAATCCAGCACAACGCAGGCCCCAGTGAGGCATGATACGCCGATATTGAGCTCTCAGCTGCTTGATTCTAGTCAGCTCAGCCGTTGTTACCTTTACTTGACCGGGAAACCAGCTTTTCATCACCATATCTGGCATGGCCGGATGAGAGACTTGCCACTCAGGCACTGACGCTATTTTCTCTGTTATACCTGGATATTGCCTAGGCTCGCAGTGAGCTCCAAACATTGTGAGCTTATTCTCTGACTTCAACAGAGTATTCACTATCAGACCTGCAACGGCGCATCCCGGTTTCAAGCGATCAGGTATCAAGGACACATATCTCGCAATTGGGCCATATAGCATCAACGGAGGCCCGAAAAACATACTTCGCTGTTGATTCGTTTTGAACTAATTGGCCACTGTATCAGCATATGCTACTACTCATGTCCCCTCTTCAAGACTACAAGTACgtcaagtacatgtatataagaGAGGAAGTGCCTTACCGTAAGATACGGGCCATACTGGGCCATACCATCGTCGATAGCCGCCAGGCCCATCGTGACAATCTCCTCGCCGTCgcgaaaataaaaagatgtTGGTGTCCCTCGTCGGCCAGTTGCTGAAACTACCAGGTCGGAGCTTCTCGTATGAACAATAACGCTGTTGGTACCTTTGTCGCAAGCGTACACGGTGATACCCTTGACGGGAATACCATTTTCTCGTAAAGGCAAGTAACTACACATCACTTGCGGCCCAAAATACTTTAGCACCCTGAAGTGTggctctctttctttgtACGTTTCGCCGAGAAATGACTCTCCTGAGTCAGGCAAGTCCCGAGTGACGTCCCAAAGAACTCTTAGTGGTAGCTCTTCCGAATACTTCACGCCGCCAAACTGCCTCTGGTATGCATGGGCAAGCTGGTTGAGAACATTCTTGTGGCCCTATAAGTCTCATGTGAGATTCAAGTAATAGgtaaaaaaacacacaacccctctctctctctctcttatcGAGATTCTTTTGACAAAATTTACTTACATTCTTCATGAGATGAATGTCCTCGAGCGTGATATCAATTGGCCCGCAACGCCATCCCCGCGCCGCATTTCCCAGCCAAGAGGATTTGGATCCATCCGTAGAATAGAATCGAAGAGCTAAAACACCGACTGGTCCGAGGGTAAACTCTATGTTGCGGATTCGGTTGATGTTGACCTCAATGCGAGCATATCGACGAGTCAAAGTGTCGCAATAAATGGGCGCGTTGAGAATTTCGACGTGGCTCAAGTAGTCGACCCCAAATATATTGTTGAAGGAACCACAAAGATGAACAGTTTTCGTATTGAAATTGGACATGAGATCAGTGATACCATCGGGATGCGGACTTACTGCCAGAGAGGAAACAAGGCCAAGCGAGGAAGTCGTAAGGCCTGTCAACAATGAAAATGCGGTTATATCTGCGCTGGCGTAGCCTAATATTCTCGACTGTACTTCAAAGGGAAGCTGAGCACATTTTAAGAGAAACATTTTCCATTCCGAGCCGGCAATGGTGCCACCGCTGGCAAATGAGGCCAGGTACTCTGGATTTAACGCCTTGAAGCAATCCCTAGGCATGGTTTCTCTTAGTTGCAAACCAAGATTGTACAAGTCGGCGTACGAAGGCTTTGACTCCGACATTTGGGCGAGCTCCCGGCACGCGGAGTGAACGAAGAAGACAGGTCCAGCAGTGTTTGGAGTTCCACAAGGTTTGATACAAACGCGCATATTGGAGTCCGCCCAATAGACGGAATCTAGAAAGACCATATGGGCCTCGAAGCAGAAGACATGGGGGGTGGTGTCCGCATTCCCACTGGTCTTAGGGTCCGTGACTATGACAAGAGATAAAAGTAAGTAaagtatgaagaagaagaagaagaagaaagaagaagaagaagaagaaaactgTAGCCGACTAAGCGGAGAAAGGAAGCTTTGCTATGAAATTGTTGCTTACAGCCTAGAGCCAGTACCGCCGTCTCCCAGTTCTCTACATTTTCCAAGTCGATTTCATCATCAAATTCGCTGCAAGTACTGCTATAAAATAGTACTTTATTCCGACAGAGAACGCAATGCTGCTCCGCGGCATAGTCGATCGGATCCATTCTACCCGATTCTTGCCTTTGGGATTCCGTATATTGAAGGTGAGCAATAAAATTCGATATtagaagctgaagatgatgaatgtTTAAAGTGTTTAAAGGTTTCTTGAGTTCTAGAACCTAGGCCTGGGAATATTTCACAACTTATAAGAATATCGCAGTAGCTGTAGTTGTTACTGCGATTGACATCTCAAGACAAACAGAATCCGTTCATGCCTTGTAACAAGACAATGCCAGCTCATAGAAGGCCGAATTAGCACAATAAATACTGTCAAAGCATGCATTGGCTGATGAACATGGACATTGAAATATACAGATAATATTTTTTCCGTACTGTCTTCCATGAAGAATCGTGGATTCCAATTTTCACATTGAGGCTCATCTGTTCGGAAAGAAAGACTCTttcagatttttttttacagaTACCTCAAAATATTCCTGCTATCATTTCATGGTTCGACCAATGCTTTGGTGATTCATACAAGTTGCCTTTCAATAACCTTTGAACACTCAGCCATCTTGGTTTGCACTATTGATATATCTATGATTTGCCTAATGCTAGCTGCCACTAGCACAAACAGAATAGTTCCTTTCTGAAATGACAAAAAGAGGAGcgacaaaaaaaatgttCAAGTCAAGACACACCAAGAGAGGGGAAACAAGGGCTCCGCGATCTGTATCAATTTCTTGGCCGGCTGATCATGTCGGCTCCGCTAACTAAAGAACATGATGCCGAATTCATTACCATGACCCATTTGCGAGTTCCAAGAAAGGATTAAAcagattaaaaaaaagattgtatGATGAATTTATTTATAGATGTCGAGAAAATTACCTAAAATGGTAACCCAGCCTAATTTAGACAGACCCATCATTtctggctgcagcaaattCTTATCGATAAGATATTCAACACAAAAAAGTTCGTGAGCAACTTCACACCTAAACCG is part of the Trichoderma atroviride chromosome 1, complete sequence genome and encodes:
- a CDS encoding uncharacterized protein (EggNog:ENOG41); its protein translation is MTDTINSYPALISIGTQPLSWNIGTRCISFLPYCHSIPTVGTAMGTTKTTYRVQGIPVDASPDDIKMIISQALGEDASRLDPTIHSLASDPYKPPNSSTNVATVTFKHTPKTLKDSDRLTADVTWDSKTHYITVDSSFGGFTPLNDAKTKLGSRMDVIAVSGLSSHPFGSWKARGGTFMWLRDEVAKTTEKARVLLYGYDTTLANSESFQDVGDIAQRLSSDLNAMRSGRTTSWVPTPIVFVAHSLGGLVVKEAIYKMSEHYPDDFLSIYGLLLFGVPNLGIKTEYWMPIVDTKPNRNLIDSLAPDAFYLRNLQVNFTKVFCFPGARVTSVFETKKSATAKEESPGQWKLTGPPDILVTRTSATGHYSDRVQHKHIAFNQNHSDLPKFGSNYDENYRAIEPFFKECYDDALEVIHKRFNSEALNPKYTVNSTGRSRATCPSCSKTCMSQVKLLQHLKERGNDICYQDALRVAVQRGRMGITSLLLIGNERINAKDETASTLLHYAAAHERLDIVQLLLDRGASIEARDCNGYTPLNTAAHYGKTDSVKLLVNRGANIETRTKEGQTPLMLAAWNDRIDVVRCLLEQGADTEARNYYGLTPLTGVTYDGRADIVGLLVDGGAYIESQDDSGKTPLAWAVEGNNVDVVKLLRSRGAGKIIWDATAGARYY
- a CDS encoding uncharacterized protein (EggNog:ENOG41); protein product: MGTTKTTYRVQGIPVDASPDDIKMIISQALGEDASRLDPTIHSLASDPYKPPNSSTNVATVTFKHTPKTLKDSDRLTADVTWDSKTHYITVDSSFGGFTPLNDAKTKLGSRMDVIAVSGLSSHPFGSWKARGGTFMWLRDEVAKTTEKARVLLYGYDTTLANSESFQDVGDIAQRLSSDLNAMRSGRTTSWVPTPIVFVAHSLGGLVVKEAIYKMSEHYPDDFLSIYGLLLFGVPNLGIKTEYWMPIVDTKPNRNLIDSLAPDAFYLRNLQVNFTKVFCFPGARVTSVFETKKSATAKEESPGQWKLTGPPDILVTRTSATGHYSDRVQHKHIAFNQNHSDLPKFGSNYDENYRAIEPFFKECYDDALEVIHKRFNSEALNPKYTVNSTGRSRATCPSCSKTCMSQVKLLQHLKERGNDICYQDALRVAVQRGRMGITSLLLIGNERINAKDETASTLLHYAAAHERLDIVQLLLDRGASIEARDCNGYTPLNTAAHYGKTDSVKLLVNRGANIETRTKEGQTPLMLAAWNDRIDVVRCLLEQGADTEARNYYGLTPLTGVTYDGRADIVGLLVDGGAYIESQDDSGKTPLAWAVEGNNVDVVKLLRSRGAGKIIWDATAGARYY
- a CDS encoding uncharacterized protein (EggNog:ENOG41), producing the protein MDPIDYAAEQHCVLCRNKVLFYSSTCSEFDDEIDLENVENWETAVLALGFTDPKTSGNADTTPHVFCFEAHMVFLDSVYWADSNMRVCIKPCGTPNTAGPVFFVHSACRELAQMSESKPSYADLYNLGLQLRETMPRDCFKALNPEYLASFASGGTIAGSEWKMFLLKCAQLPFEVQSRILGYASADITAFSLLTGLTTSSLGLVSSLAVSPHPDGITDLMSNFNTKTVHLCGSFNNIFGVDYLSHVEILNAPIYCDTLTRRYARIEVNINRIRNIEFTLGPVGVLALRFYSTDGSKSSWLGNAARGWRCGPIDITLEDIHLMKNGHKNVLNQLAHAYQRQFGGVKYSEELPLRVLWDVTRDLPDSGESFLGETYKEREPHFRVLKYFGPQVMCSYLPLRENGIPVKGITVYACDKGTNSVIVHTRSSDLVVSATGRRGTPTSFYFRDGEEIVTMGLAAIDDGMAQYGPYLTFKTNQQRSMFFGPPLMLYGPIARYVSLIPDRLKPGCAVAGLIVNTLLKSENKLTMFGAHCEPRQYPGITEKIASVPEWQVSHPAMPDMVMKSWFPGQVKVTTAELTRIKQLRAQYRRIMPHWGLRCAGLLIHHTDDSTETVGCWDGSLTTPSELIYDSETDGELYRLVFHLTFRPYLPNVNEASYYMSKIVAHTSHLREQRVVVNPSYTVDDGEFESEESNFEEMEGDEDEDEDEDEKEIECPAEKIFDCDIHSQKLFITWSFTRKLDHIVARDFDMRYIVELDENEHDGNLRKIG